One region of Natronobacterium texcoconense genomic DNA includes:
- a CDS encoding Na+/H+ antiporter NhaC family protein yields the protein MSEFGALSLVPPVLAIVLAIVTRRPILSLFLGIWSGGVIATGSLGIGQTFAWITESIGDVFHANILVFTLLLGSGVALIWRLGGATAVRNWATKRLETQRNTGLATWVLGILMFFDDYANTAIVGSTMRDISDQFRISREKLSYIVDSTAAPVATIGISSWVAFQLSMIDEGYGVIEEDHGVETPGIFETFVGSIPYNTYALLAILMVGIIVISRRDYGEMLDAEHRSWQTGKVNRDDAQPLQEVEADLSPPIEDRPMLRTFFAPIVVLIVVTLAGAFWTGYQEWIDEQAEEGLPTTLEAAMAEEGTLQVIVDVVGAGDFAAALVWGSFAMVFVLIVIGLAYDLFDLGESVETVLEGFSLMLTAVTILVLAWSISAVAESLGTGAYVAGVAEDVVSPALLPIVVLLVAAFVAFTMGSSWATMGIVTPIALPVAYELTGTFDLMPVMVGAVFSGAIFGDHTSPISDTSVLSSTFTGADLIDHIRTQLYYASTVMLVVVVCYALYGYLGVPWTVFLPIGVVLLVGLVYGLSELDAMRKGVDPKPSSVEAQSGAAVEANGSGQDDPGRE from the coding sequence ATGTCCGAATTCGGGGCGCTCTCGCTCGTCCCGCCGGTACTCGCGATCGTCCTCGCGATCGTGACGCGGCGACCGATCCTCTCGCTGTTTCTGGGAATCTGGTCCGGTGGCGTCATCGCGACCGGTAGTCTCGGAATCGGGCAGACGTTCGCCTGGATCACCGAGTCGATCGGCGACGTCTTCCACGCCAACATCCTCGTGTTCACCCTGTTGCTCGGCTCGGGGGTCGCGCTCATCTGGCGGCTCGGCGGCGCGACCGCCGTCCGCAACTGGGCGACCAAACGACTCGAGACCCAGCGAAACACGGGACTTGCGACCTGGGTGCTCGGTATCCTCATGTTCTTCGACGACTACGCCAACACGGCCATCGTCGGCTCGACGATGCGGGACATCTCGGACCAGTTCCGAATCTCCCGCGAGAAACTGTCCTACATCGTCGACTCGACGGCCGCACCCGTCGCGACGATCGGCATCTCGAGTTGGGTCGCGTTTCAGCTGTCGATGATCGACGAGGGGTACGGCGTCATCGAGGAGGATCACGGCGTGGAGACGCCGGGGATCTTCGAGACGTTCGTGGGGTCGATCCCGTACAACACTTACGCGTTGCTTGCAATCTTGATGGTCGGAATCATCGTTATCTCTCGTCGGGACTACGGCGAGATGTTAGACGCCGAACACCGCTCCTGGCAGACGGGGAAGGTCAACCGCGACGACGCACAGCCGCTCCAGGAGGTCGAGGCCGACCTGAGCCCGCCGATCGAGGACCGGCCGATGCTGCGGACCTTCTTCGCGCCGATCGTCGTCCTGATCGTCGTCACGCTGGCCGGCGCGTTCTGGACCGGCTACCAGGAGTGGATCGACGAACAGGCCGAGGAAGGACTGCCGACGACGCTCGAGGCGGCGATGGCCGAGGAAGGGACGCTACAGGTCATCGTCGACGTCGTCGGCGCTGGCGACTTCGCGGCCGCGCTGGTCTGGGGGTCGTTCGCGATGGTGTTCGTCCTGATCGTCATCGGCCTCGCGTACGATCTGTTCGACCTCGGCGAGAGCGTCGAAACAGTACTCGAGGGCTTTTCACTCATGCTGACGGCGGTGACGATCCTCGTGCTCGCGTGGTCGATCAGCGCGGTCGCCGAGAGCCTCGGGACGGGCGCGTACGTCGCCGGCGTCGCAGAGGACGTCGTCTCGCCCGCCCTGCTTCCGATCGTCGTCCTCCTGGTCGCCGCGTTCGTCGCCTTCACGATGGGGTCGTCGTGGGCGACGATGGGAATCGTCACGCCGATCGCACTCCCCGTCGCGTACGAACTCACCGGAACCTTCGACCTGATGCCGGTGATGGTCGGCGCCGTCTTCTCGGGGGCGATCTTCGGCGATCACACCTCGCCGATCTCGGACACCTCCGTCCTCTCCTCGACGTTCACCGGAGCGGACCTCATCGACCACATCCGGACGCAGCTGTACTACGCGAGCACCGTCATGCTCGTCGTGGTCGTCTGTTACGCGCTGTACGGCTACCTCGGCGTCCCGTGGACGGTCTTTCTCCCGATCGGCGTCGTGCTACTCGTCGGACTCGTCTACGGCCTCTCGGAACTCGACGCGATGCGAAAGGGCGTCGATCCGAAGCCGTCCTCGGTCGAGGCCCAGTCCGGTGCCGCCGTCGAAGCCAACGGCAGCGGCCAGGACGACCCCGGCCGCGAGTAG
- a CDS encoding OBG GTPase family GTP-binding protein, with protein MGLEEEIDEIEEEIANTPYNKSTEAHIGRLKSKLAEKKEKLEKQQSGSGGGGGYSVEKHGDATVALVGFPSVGKSSLLNSLTNAESETGSYEFTTLDVNPGMLSHRGANIQMLDVPGLIEGAATGKGDGQQVLAVVRNADLIVFVLSVFEIEQYDRLQKELYDINIRVDEAPPRVTVRPKIKDGIKITSSTEQELDEDTIKDVLRDQGYVNADLNLQETVTIDRLIDGLMDNREYIPSITCVNKVDLIEPDYKETVDEQLRERDLDPEEVTFISAAEEKGLEALKDRIWENLGLIRVYMNKPGRGIDWEEPLVIERGTTVGEAIEKLGGEMEERFRFARVTGPSATHDEQQVGTDHVLEDEDVLKLILRR; from the coding sequence ATGGGGCTCGAGGAGGAGATCGACGAGATCGAGGAAGAAATAGCCAACACGCCCTACAACAAGTCGACGGAGGCCCACATCGGCCGGCTCAAGTCGAAACTTGCCGAGAAAAAGGAGAAACTCGAGAAACAGCAATCGGGTTCGGGCGGCGGCGGTGGTTACTCCGTCGAAAAGCACGGAGACGCGACCGTCGCGCTGGTTGGTTTCCCGAGCGTCGGCAAGTCGTCGCTGCTGAACTCGCTGACCAACGCGGAAAGCGAGACCGGTTCCTACGAGTTCACGACGCTTGACGTCAATCCCGGGATGTTGAGCCACCGCGGGGCGAACATCCAGATGTTAGACGTCCCCGGGCTGATCGAGGGGGCGGCGACAGGGAAAGGCGACGGTCAGCAGGTGCTCGCGGTCGTGCGCAACGCCGACCTGATCGTGTTCGTGCTCTCGGTGTTCGAGATCGAACAGTACGATCGCCTGCAGAAGGAGCTGTACGACATCAACATCCGCGTCGACGAAGCGCCCCCTCGGGTCACTGTCCGTCCGAAGATCAAAGACGGCATCAAGATCACCTCGAGCACCGAACAAGAGCTAGACGAGGATACGATCAAGGACGTGCTGCGCGACCAGGGCTACGTCAACGCCGATCTGAACCTTCAGGAGACGGTCACCATCGATCGGTTGATCGACGGTCTGATGGACAACCGCGAGTACATCCCGTCGATCACCTGCGTCAACAAGGTCGACCTCATCGAGCCCGACTACAAGGAGACGGTCGACGAGCAACTCAGGGAACGCGATCTGGATCCCGAGGAGGTCACCTTCATCAGCGCCGCGGAAGAGAAAGGTCTCGAGGCGCTCAAAGACCGCATCTGGGAGAACCTCGGGCTCATCCGGGTCTACATGAACAAGCCCGGTCGCGGCATCGACTGGGAGGAACCGCTCGTAATCGAGCGTGGAACGACCGTCGGCGAGGCCATCGAGAAACTCGGCGGCGAGATGGAAGAGCGGTTCCGGTTCGCCCGCGTCACCGGCCCCAGCGCCACCCACGACGAACAGCAGGTCGGGACGGACCACGTCCTCGAGGACGAGGACGTACTGAAGTTGATTCTCCGGCGGTAA
- a CDS encoding VNG_1110C family protein, whose protein sequence is MPDPSRLRDSTQIVVHRDTLDGLEPPIDEEFTVTVFEENEEYYRIIGSPVEIKEAGEYLARRGVSVP, encoded by the coding sequence ATGCCCGACCCGTCACGGCTGCGTGACAGCACGCAAATCGTCGTCCACCGAGACACCCTGGACGGCCTCGAGCCGCCGATAGACGAGGAGTTTACCGTGACGGTTTTCGAGGAGAACGAGGAGTACTACCGGATCATCGGCAGCCCCGTCGAGATCAAGGAAGCCGGCGAATACCTGGCGCGTCGCGGCGTTTCCGTTCCCTGA